GGCTGCCGTACGACGTCAGGCGCGACGGGCGAATGCCCCGCACCGGCCGGCGGCACGTACGGAACCCCGGCCGGGGGCACATGCGGAACTCCGACCGGAGCAGCAACGCCTCCGCCGTACGCGGCAGGCGCCGGTGGCGGCGGCGCAGCCAAAGCCGCCCCATTACCGAAGGCGCGCCGTGCCTCCCGAGCCTGCCGCTCCTGAAGAACCGCGGCCAGATAGGCGGCCGGCGGCACGTCGTGCGGCGCCGGAGCGCCCGTGCGCCCCGCGAGGTCCGTCGCGAGCCGCTCCGCCATGCTCCAGGCAACCTGCGGATCGAGCTGCTGCATCCGCGTCAGGTACTGGCGAATGGCCAGCCACAGCCCATCGGGCACCGCCGACAGGTCGAGCCCGGCGAACCGCCCGGCCAACCACGGCGGAGGCGGCGGAACGAAGCCCGTACGCGTCACGGGGATGCGTTCCCGAACGACGAGAGTTCCGGCGAACACGTCACCGAGCCGCCGCCCGCGCGCGGACACCAGCGAAGCGATGACGGCGACAACCCCGAGCGTCATCAGAATCTCGATCACACCGATGAGACCGCGCACCAACGCATGCCGGAACCGGATCGGCCCGCCGTCGTCCCGCACCACCCGCAGCCCGCAGGCCAACTTCCCGAGTGAACGCCCATGACTGAGCGTCTCGACCGCGATCGGCCCGCCGACCAGCAGCAACACGAACATGGCGATGGACAGCGCGGTCTGCGCGGCCTCGTCCAGAGAGGCGGTGGCGATCACGACGCCCGTCGTCACGACGAGGTAGGCGATCAAGGCCACGGCCAGATCGAGCAGTACCGCCAGCGCCCTGCTGGGCAGCTTCGCAGGGCGCAACTCCAGCGCCACCGCCTCGCCCGTCACCAGCTCACTCACGCCGACCGTCCTTCCCCTGACCTGCCCTCGGAATGGCCAGTCTGCCAAGCTGAGGGCGCATCGCGCCGCAGTACGACAAGCTGACGTCCAACGACGAGTCGCCGACGAACAGCCGGGGAGCAGGAAAGCAGATGGACCTCGACGTCTTCGTCACCGCCCACCGTGCCGAGTGGGACCGCCTCGACGCCCTGCTCGGGCGCCAGCGCCGACTGACCGGCGCCGAGGCCGACGAACTCGTCGTCCTCTACCAGCGCACCGCCACCCACCTGTCCCTGATCCAGTCCAGCGCACCCGACCCCCAGCTGACGGGCCGGCTCAGCCAACTAGTGGCACGCGCGCGTAGCGCGGTCACAGGCACCCGCCGCGCCTCCTGGAGCGACGTCACCCGCTTCCTGGCCTACGGCTTCCCCGCCGCGGTCTACCGCGCGCGCCACTGGTGGGTACCTACGGCGCTCCTGTCCACCTTCGTCGCGGCCCTCCTGGGCTGGTGGATAGGCACCCACTCCGAAGTACAGGCCACCATCGCGGCCCCCAGCGAACTACGCGAGCTCACCCGCCCCGGCGGCCAGTACGAGACGTACTACTCCAGCCACCCCGCGGCCTCCTTCGCGGCCCAGGTCTGGACGAACAACGCCTGGGCAGCCGCCCTCTGCCTGATCCTCGGCGTCTTCCTGGGCCTCCCGGTCCTCTGGATCCTCTTCCAGAACATGCTGAACCTCGGTGTCGGCTTCGGCCTGATGTCCTCAGCCGGACGCCTGGACACCTTCCTCGGCCTCGTCCTCCCGCACGGCCTCCTCGAACTGACCGCGGTCTTCGTAGCCGCCGGCACTGGTCTGCGCCTCGGCTGGACCCTCATCGACCCGGGCCCCCGCACCCGACGCGCGGCCCTCGCCGAGGAAGGCCGCGCCGCGATCGGCATGGCAATTGGCCTAGCGCTCGTCCTCTTCGTCTCCGGCGCCATCGAAGGCTTCGTCACCCCGTCGGGCCTGCCCACCTGGGCACGCATCACCATCGGCGTCGTCGCTGAACTGGCCTTCCTCGCATACGTCTTTGTCCTCGGCGGCCGTGCCGCCCGCGCCGGCGACACGGGCGACCTCGATGAGGCCGAACGCAGCGCCGCCGTTCCGACGGCCGCCTGATGTGCGTGCACGCCTGCTGAGCTGCTAGTCTCCTCTTCGCCCCACAAGAGCCGTTGACACGGAGCGAGTGGGGAGGTAGATTCGAACAGTTGCCTGGAAGTGGATATAGTCCCATCGGGCAGAGTGAGTGTCTGTCTGCTTCAGTGGAACTTCGATTCCCAAGAAGCCCCCCTCCCGATGATTTCGGAAATGAACGGCCGGTCAGTCCGGCCCGAAACTTCTGATAAAGTCGGAGTCGCCGGAAAGGGAAACGCGAAAGCGGGAACCTGGAAAGCGCCGAGGAAATCGGATCGGAAAAGATCTGATAGAGTCGGAAACGCAAGACCGAAGGGAAAAGCCCGGAGGAAAGCCCGAGAGGGTGAGTACAAAGGAAGCGTCCGTTCCTTGAGAACTCAACAGCGTGCCAAAAATCAACGCCAGATATGTTGATACCCCGTCTCCAACCGTTCGGTTGGGGCGAGGTTCCTTTGAAAAAACACAGCGAGGACGCTGTGAACCGGGAGACTATTCCTCTCCTGGTTCCGCTCTCGTGTGTGTGCACCGGATGACCGGTAAACATTCACGGAGAGTTTGATCCTGGCTCAGGACGAACGCTGGCGGCGTGCTTAACACATGCAAGTCGAACGATGAACCACTTCGGTGGGGATTAGTGGCGAACGGGTGAGTAACACGTGGGCAATCTGCCCTTCACTCTGGGACAAGCCCTGGAAACGGGGTCTAATACCGGATAACACTCCTGTCCTCCTGGACGGGGGTTAAAAGCTCCGGCGGTGAAGGATGAGCCCGCGGCCTATCAGCTTGTTGGTGAGGTAATGGCTCACCAAGGCGACGACGGGTAGCCGGCCTGAGAGGGCGACCGGCCACACTGGGACTGAGACACGGCCCAGACTCCTACGGGAGGCAGCAGTGGGGAATATTGCACAATGGGCGAAAGCCTGATGCAGCGACGCCGCGTGAGGGATGACGGCCTTCGGGTTGTAAACCTCTTTCAGCAGGGAAGAAGCGAAAGTGACGGTACCTGCAGAAGAAGCGCCGGCTAACTACGTGCCAGCAGCCGCGGTAATACGTAGGGCGCAAGCGTTGTCCGGAATTATTGGGCGTAAAGAGCTCGTAGGCGGCTTGTCACGTCGGGTGTGAAAGCCCGGGGCTTAACCCCGGGTCTGCATTCGATACGGGCTAGCTAGAGTGTGGTAGGGGAGATCGGAATTCCTGGTGTAGCGGTGAAATGCGCAGATATCAGGAGGAACACCGGTGGCGAAGGCGGATCTCTGGGCCATTACTGACGCTGAGGAGCGAAAGCGTGGGGAGCGAACAGGATTAGATACCCTGGTAGTCCACGCCGTAAACGGTGGGAACTAGGTGTTGGCGACATTCCACGTCGTCGGTGCCGCAGCTAACGCATTAAGTTCCCCGCCTGGGGAGTACGGCCGCAAGGCTAAAACTCAAAGGAATTGACGGGGGCCCGCACAAGCAGCGGAGCATGTGGCTTAATTCGACGCAACGCGAAGAACCTTACCAAGGCTTGACATACACCGGAAAGCATTAGAGATAGTGCCCCCCTTGTGGTCGGTGTACAGGTGGTGCATGGCTGTCGTCAGCTCGTGTCGTGAGATGTTGGGTTAAGTCCCGCAACGAGCGCAACCCTTGTTCTGTGTTGCCAGCATGCCCTTCGGGGTGATGGGGACTCACAGGAGACCGCCGGGGTCAACTCGGAGGAAGGTGGGGACGACGTCAAGTCATCATGCCCCTTATGTCTTGGGCTGCACACGTGCTACAATGGCAGGTACAATGAGCTGCGATACCGTGAGGTGGAGCGAATCTCAAAAAGCCTGTCTCAGTTCGGATTGGGGTCTGCAACTCGACCCCATGAAGTCGGAGTTGCTAGTAATCGCAGATCAGCATTGCTGCGGTGAATACGTTCCCGGGCCTTGTACACACCGCCCGTCACGTCACGAAAGTCGGTAACACCCGAAGCCGGTGGCCCAACCCCTTGTGGGAGGGAGCTGTCGAAGGTGGGACTGGCGATTGGGACGAAGTCGTAACAAGGTAGCCGTACCGGAAGGTGCGGCTGGATCACCTCCTTTCTAAGGAGCACTTCTCACCAACTCCGGTTGGTCAGAGGCCAGTACATCGGCGAATGTCTGATGCTGGTTGCTCATGGGTGGAACGTTGATTATTCGGCCGATCTTCTGGGTCGGAGGCTTGCCAGTACTGCTCTTCGGAGCGTGGAACGCATGATCTCCGGACAGGGTCCGGCCGGGCACGCTGTTGGGTGTCTGAAGGTACGGCCGGTCAGGCTGCCTTCAGGTGCCGGCCCCAGTGAACTCGCTGATGACAGCGGGGTGATGGGTGGCTGGTCGTTGTTTGAGAACTGCACAGTGGACGCGAGCATCTGTGGCCAAGTTTTTAAGGGCGCACGGTGGATGCCTTGGCACCAGGAACCGATGAAGGACGTGGGAGGCCACGATAGTCCCCGGGGAGTCGTCAACCAGGCTTTGATCCGGGGGTTTCCGAATGGGGAAACCCGGCAGTCGTCATGGGCTGTCACCCTTGTCTGAACACATAGGGCAAGTGGAGGGAACGCGGGGAAGTGAAACATCTCAGTACCCGCAGGAAGAGAAAACAACCGTGATTCCGGGAGTAGTGGCGAGCGAAACTGGATGAGGCCAAACCGTATACGTGTGAGACCCGGCAGGGGTTGCGTATGCGGGGTTGTGGGATCTCTCTTTCACAGTCTGCCGGCTGTGAGACGAGTCAGAAACCGTTGATGTAGGCGAAGGACATGCGAAAGGTCCGGCGTAGAGGGTAAGACCCCCGTAGTCGAAACATCAGCGGCTCGTTTGAGAGACACCCAAGTAGCACGGGGCCCGAGAAATCCCGTGTGAATCTGGCGGGACCACCCGCTAAGCCTAAATATTCCCTGGTGACCGATAGCGGATAGTACCGTGAGGGAATGGTGAAAAGTACCCCGGGAGGGGAGTGAAATAGTACCTGAAACCGTGTGCCTACAAGCCGTGGGAGCGTCGGATATGTGCTTGCACATATCTCGTGACTGCGTGCCTTTTGAAGAATGAGCCTGCGAGTTTGCGGTGTGTTGCGAGGTTAACCCGTGTGGGGAAGCCGTAGCGAAAGCGAGTCCGAATAGGGCGGTATAGTAGCGCGCTCAAGACCCGAAGCGGAGTGATCTAGCCATGGGCAGGTTGAAGCGGAGGTAAGACTTCGTGGAGGACCGAACCCACCAGGGTTGAAAACCTGGGGGATGACCTGTGGTTAGGGGTGAAAGGCCAATCAAACTCCGTGATAGCTGGTTCTCCCCGAAATGCATTTAGGTGCAGCGTCGTGTGTTTCTTGCCGGAGGTAGAGCACTGGATAGGCGATGGGCCCTACCGGGTTACTGACCTTAGCCAAACTCCGAATGCCGGTAAGTGAGAGCGCGGCAGTGAGACTGTGGGGGATAAGCTCCATGGTCGAGAGGGAAACAGCCCAGAGCATCGACTAAGGCCCCTAAGCGTACGCTAAGTGGGAAAGGATGTGGAGTCGCAGAGACAACCAGGAGGTTGGCTTAGAAGCAGCCACCCTTGAAAGAGTGCGTAATAGCTCACTGGTCTAGTGATTCCGCGCCGACAATGTAGCGGGGCTCAAGCGTACCGCCGAAGTCGTGTCATTGCAGCAATACTCCCAACGGAGGCTGTGATGGGTAGGGGAGCGTCGTGTGCCGGGTGAAGCCGCGCCGGAAGGCAGTGGTGGACGGTTCACGAGTGAGAATGCAGGCATGAGTAGCGATTCACACGTGAGAAACGTGTGCGCCGATTGACTAAGGGTTCCTGGGTCAAGCTGATCTGCCCAGGGTAAGTCGGGACCTAAGGCGAGGCCGACAGGCGTAGTCGATGGATAACCGGTTGATATTCCGGTACCCGCTGTGAAGCGTCAAACATCGAACCCATTAATGCTAAGGCCGTGAAGCCGCCCTGGAGCCTTCGGGCAAAGGGGAGTGGTGGAGCCGCCGAACCAAGGTGGTAGTAGGTGAGTGATGGGGTGACGCAGGAAGGTAGTCCATCCCGGGCGGTGGTTGTCCCGGGGTAAGGGTGTAGGACGTCAGGTAGGCAAATCCGCCTGACATGTGTCTGAGACCTGATGCCGAGCCGATTGTGGTGAAGTGGATGATCCTATGCTGTCGAGAAAAGCCTCTAGCGAGTTTCATGGCGGCCCGTACCCTAAACCGACTCAGGTGGTCAGGTAGAGAATACCGAGGCGTTCGGGTAAACTATGGTTAAGGAACTCGGCAAAATGCCCCCGTAACTTCGGGAGAAGGGGGGCCACGTCCGGTGATTGGATTTACTCCATGAGCTGGGGGTGGCCGCAGAGACCAGCGAGAAGCGACTGTTTACTAAAAACACAGGTCCGTGCGAAGCCGTAAGGCGATGTATACGGACTGACGCCTGCCCGGTGCTGGAACGTTAAGGGGACCGGTTAGCTCCATTTCGGTGGGGCGAAGCTGAGAACTTAAGCGCCAGTAAACGGCGGTGGTAACTATAACCATCCTAAGGTAGCGAAATTCCTTGTCGGGTAAGTTCCGACCTGCACGAATGGCGTAACGACTTCTCGACTGTCTCAACCATAGGCCCGGTGAAATTGCACTACGAGTAAAGATGCTCGTTTCGCGCAGCAGGACGGAAAGACCCCGGGACCTTTACTACAGTTTGATATTGGTGTTCGGTTCGGCTTGTGTAGGATAGCTGGGAGACTGTGAACTCTGGACGCCAGTTCAGGGGGAGTCGTCGTTGAAATACCAGTCTGGTCGTGCTGGATGTCTAACCTGGGTCCGTGATCCGGATCAGGGACAGTGTCTGATGGGTAGTTTAACTGGGGCGGTTGCCTCCTAAAGAGTAACGGAGGCGCCCAAAGGTTCCCTCAGCCTGGTTGGCAATCAGGTGTTGAGTGTAAGTGCACAAGGGAGCTTGACTGTGAGACCGACGGGTCGAGCAGGGACGAAAGTCGGGACTAGTGATCCGGCGGTGGCTTGTGGAAGCGCCGTCGCTCAACGGATAAAAGGTACCCCGGGGATAACAGGCTGATCTTCCCCAAGAGTCCATATCGACGGGATGGTTTGGCACCTCGATGTCGGCTCGTCGCATCCTGGGGCTGGAGTCGGTCCCAAGGGTTGGGCTGTTCGCCCATTAAAGCGGTACGCGAGCTGGGTTTAGAACGTCGTGAGACAGTTCGGTCCCTATCCGCTGCGCGCGCAGGAATATTGAGAAGGGCTGTCCCTAGTACGAGAGGACCGGGACGGACGAACC
The DNA window shown above is from Streptomyces chartreusis and carries:
- a CDS encoding RDD family protein, which produces MSELVTGEAVALELRPAKLPSRALAVLLDLAVALIAYLVVTTGVVIATASLDEAAQTALSIAMFVLLLVGGPIAVETLSHGRSLGKLACGLRVVRDDGGPIRFRHALVRGLIGVIEILMTLGVVAVIASLVSARGRRLGDVFAGTLVVRERIPVTRTGFVPPPPPWLAGRFAGLDLSAVPDGLWLAIRQYLTRMQQLDPQVAWSMAERLATDLAGRTGAPAPHDVPPAAYLAAVLQERQAREARRAFGNGAALAAPPPPAPAAYGGGVAAPVGVPHVPPAGVPYVPPAGAGHSPVAPDVVRQPAPPVPQDEPPATGFAPPA
- a CDS encoding stage II sporulation protein M, with the translated sequence MDLDVFVTAHRAEWDRLDALLGRQRRLTGAEADELVVLYQRTATHLSLIQSSAPDPQLTGRLSQLVARARSAVTGTRRASWSDVTRFLAYGFPAAVYRARHWWVPTALLSTFVAALLGWWIGTHSEVQATIAAPSELRELTRPGGQYETYYSSHPAASFAAQVWTNNAWAAALCLILGVFLGLPVLWILFQNMLNLGVGFGLMSSAGRLDTFLGLVLPHGLLELTAVFVAAGTGLRLGWTLIDPGPRTRRAALAEEGRAAIGMAIGLALVLFVSGAIEGFVTPSGLPTWARITIGVVAELAFLAYVFVLGGRAARAGDTGDLDEAERSAAVPTAA